From Verrucomicrobia bacterium S94, the proteins below share one genomic window:
- a CDS encoding MBL fold metallo-hydrolase produces the protein MSLEVCVLASGSSGNSIYIASEKTRILIDAGLSAKQMAIRLDQIGVVPESINGICVSHEHGDHIGGIRVLQKRHGIPVYSNAGTLNGIRRQPKSDEINVKVFQTGSPFRIGDMTIEPFSVPHDAYEPVGFRLTANGVSVASVTDLGMPTALVREKLRGCQAIIVEANHDEDLLHEAPRPWALKQRIRSRQGHLSNMDAARLISESATEHLEHVFLAHLSSDCNTPDTALRTVASQLRLDGLSHINLEISSAACISSLWKAAKEPQPQIVAD, from the coding sequence ATGAGTTTGGAAGTTTGTGTTCTTGCCAGCGGAAGTTCTGGTAATTCTATTTATATCGCTTCAGAGAAAACCCGTATTTTAATCGACGCAGGCCTCAGCGCCAAACAGATGGCCATCCGGCTCGATCAGATCGGTGTGGTTCCCGAAAGCATTAACGGTATCTGCGTATCTCACGAGCACGGTGACCACATCGGCGGTATTCGTGTACTTCAGAAACGCCATGGGATTCCGGTCTATTCCAACGCCGGGACTCTCAACGGCATCCGTCGCCAGCCCAAATCCGATGAAATTAACGTAAAAGTGTTTCAGACCGGATCCCCCTTCCGGATCGGCGATATGACCATAGAACCCTTCTCCGTCCCGCACGATGCCTATGAACCGGTCGGATTCCGCCTCACAGCAAACGGCGTCTCAGTTGCATCCGTCACCGACCTCGGCATGCCCACCGCGCTGGTACGCGAAAAACTGCGCGGCTGCCAGGCCATCATTGTTGAAGCCAATCACGACGAGGATCTTCTACACGAAGCTCCGCGCCCCTGGGCACTGAAACAGCGCATTCGCAGCCGCCAGGGTCACCTCTCCAATATGGATGCCGCACGGCTGATTTCGGAAAGTGCCACCGAGCACCTCGAGCATGTCTTCCTCGCCCACCTCAGCTCCGACTGCAATACGCCTGACACCGCTCTGCGGACTGTGGCTTCACAATTGCGCCTCGACGGCCTCAGCCACATCAACCTCGAAATTTCCAGTGCCGCCTGCATCTCCAGCCTCTGGAAGGCTGCCAAGGAGCCACAACCGCAGATTGTCGCAGACTAA